A window of Paenibacillus sp. 19GGS1-52 contains these coding sequences:
- a CDS encoding SDR family NAD(P)-dependent oxidoreductase yields MNTGDIAIIGLDISMPGCRDQDEVWNFLSHKRVSKGKFPARRLNQIGLPDDENRYMEGSFFEAIDEFDHRFYHISQKSADYMDPNQRLTLLSATRALHDSGYLDRIRGAKASVYASVNTTQQYQYQLQLQQLGLKPDLLGMLNSTISSRINYLYDLRGPAVMTDTACSSSLVSIIQACNDLSRGDADYAVVVSTNLYIKPGDKADKLVDILAADATTKAFDERSTGTSIGEGVGAVILKRREDAERDGDSIYGLIKGYAVNNDGQTVNMSSPNPLAQENLIEAAWTPLADQLDRLAFIEAHGTGTAVGDSIEFESLTPFFLNRGLNKQSVALTACKSNFGHLDVASGLFSLIKSVLSLKHKILLPHPDFRIPNGEIEFEHSVFYIPDKCRTLESRALAGISSFGMTGTNAHVILEAYEGNVVRQDKELELHLRPYWFPLERNSFAVNQELQRVETERMLIVQFPQSLQKCWEIREHKFGGKHLLVGTSAFEIIAQGLCSTPYDLERYNIQNLHIQIPLMVQKEDLDFSIVLALDKETLKATISFTKQGVARNWLQFELLLKEARQWPRADLFNDPGLQEVHVTSQVGEGEEGGVAVSGRWEVVDKLWINEDNTRAVVKLKAPLGYEREFGLYSFYPALLDPAFNALNRSAEPDDILFPWHWGQIEFRSSKLTGRNFYSEIHIREKTSDNIGNIIVSLDVWLYDSEGNSVLAASNYKVKNAVVGSGETRGDYFKQEQYIAAAFNEWETGERSLTVMHESLRGLMQPKEPVLYFGDVSELLKLLPSMVEAERLYFWDKSYRDEAGVAGDTYELGQWLVGLNRETALKQFHYINTELFGYAGMNALNRSVGMGLYSLRLELNFKIKVVDTSYEREAAGLSRYCFKDEDFIIHRNQQFHIIRFTGLKPEVKEAGKLDGRIVLVIGGSSGIGRQYAKYLAAQYTQAKVIVAGRKAEWEGEPLQGNICYRTLDITNEEQVEQFAAAEGRFVDYVLNFAGEPAKGLFANKTKDDFCARTRSKINGSFHMGKWFSHVQEIIHFSSLAGLIGAMGQTEYCAANAYQSGLAQTGSNIRTLNLTGWADVGMSAGKKDFYFEKLHSSDGVKLIDLFVHSGIQQASMFKLKTAAEEYSSLFGRAATVRNTPIANLTAAATGSVNETVMEAWKRTLGEDHYDPALSFFEQGGDSITIVHLCEELNRSFPGSFDVTTLFSIPTIDGQAEWIERAKEPLKQQDVPLITIDAAEMLNFLYK; encoded by the coding sequence TTGAACACGGGAGATATAGCAATTATAGGTTTGGACATTTCCATGCCAGGTTGCCGGGATCAGGATGAGGTTTGGAATTTTCTCAGCCATAAGCGGGTTTCCAAAGGGAAATTCCCTGCACGGCGGCTGAACCAAATCGGCTTGCCTGACGATGAGAACCGTTACATGGAAGGCTCCTTTTTTGAAGCCATCGATGAGTTTGATCATAGGTTCTATCATATATCTCAGAAGAGTGCCGATTATATGGACCCGAACCAGCGACTTACACTATTGTCGGCAACTCGGGCCTTGCATGATAGCGGCTATCTGGATCGTATTCGCGGAGCCAAAGCCAGTGTTTATGCCAGCGTGAATACAACTCAGCAGTATCAGTACCAGTTACAGCTGCAGCAGCTGGGACTGAAACCGGACTTGCTCGGGATGTTGAATTCGACCATCTCCAGCCGGATCAATTATCTTTATGATCTGCGGGGGCCTGCAGTTATGACAGATACGGCCTGCTCCTCTTCACTAGTTTCTATTATTCAGGCGTGTAATGATCTGAGCCGCGGCGATGCTGATTATGCGGTCGTCGTGAGCACGAATCTCTATATTAAGCCGGGAGATAAGGCAGACAAGCTGGTGGATATATTGGCGGCTGACGCTACGACGAAGGCCTTTGATGAACGCAGCACCGGTACCTCAATAGGCGAGGGTGTAGGCGCTGTTATTTTAAAAAGGCGTGAAGATGCCGAACGGGACGGCGATTCTATCTATGGCCTGATCAAAGGTTATGCGGTGAACAACGATGGGCAGACGGTTAATATGTCTTCACCTAATCCACTAGCCCAAGAGAATCTGATCGAAGCCGCATGGACTCCACTTGCCGATCAGCTGGACCGGTTGGCCTTTATCGAGGCACATGGAACAGGAACTGCAGTTGGAGACAGCATTGAATTCGAAAGTCTTACTCCTTTTTTCTTGAACCGTGGACTGAATAAACAGTCTGTTGCCTTGACGGCCTGCAAATCTAACTTTGGTCATTTGGATGTCGCTTCAGGCTTATTCTCGCTCATTAAGAGCGTGCTCAGCTTGAAGCACAAGATTCTGCTGCCGCATCCTGATTTTAGAATTCCGAACGGTGAGATAGAATTCGAACATTCGGTATTCTATATCCCGGATAAATGCCGGACGCTGGAGAGCCGGGCTTTGGCAGGTATCAGTTCCTTTGGGATGACGGGAACGAATGCGCATGTGATTCTGGAAGCTTATGAAGGCAATGTAGTACGTCAAGATAAGGAGTTAGAGCTTCACTTACGTCCATACTGGTTTCCGCTGGAGCGAAATTCCTTTGCCGTGAACCAGGAGCTGCAGCGGGTGGAGACGGAACGTATGCTGATCGTACAATTTCCACAAAGTCTGCAAAAATGCTGGGAGATTAGGGAACATAAATTCGGCGGCAAGCATCTGCTGGTCGGTACCAGTGCTTTTGAGATCATCGCCCAAGGTTTATGCTCTACACCCTATGATTTGGAGCGATACAATATCCAGAACCTGCACATCCAGATCCCGCTTATGGTTCAGAAGGAAGACTTGGATTTCTCTATCGTACTTGCCTTGGACAAAGAAACCCTGAAAGCAACGATCTCGTTCACCAAGCAGGGTGTGGCACGCAATTGGTTGCAGTTCGAACTGCTGTTGAAGGAAGCACGTCAATGGCCCCGGGCGGACCTGTTCAATGATCCTGGACTGCAGGAAGTTCACGTTACCAGCCAGGTTGGAGAAGGTGAGGAAGGCGGGGTGGCGGTCTCCGGCAGATGGGAAGTCGTAGACAAGCTGTGGATTAATGAGGACAACACACGGGCAGTAGTGAAGTTGAAAGCACCACTGGGATATGAACGGGAGTTTGGATTGTACAGCTTCTATCCTGCACTGCTCGATCCCGCGTTTAACGCGCTTAACCGCAGCGCGGAACCGGATGATATTTTATTTCCGTGGCATTGGGGTCAAATCGAGTTTAGAAGTAGTAAACTTACGGGGCGCAATTTCTATTCGGAGATCCATATCCGGGAGAAAACTTCGGATAACATCGGTAATATTATAGTTTCTTTGGATGTTTGGTTGTACGACAGTGAAGGAAATTCAGTATTGGCCGCTAGTAACTACAAGGTCAAGAATGCCGTGGTGGGCAGCGGTGAGACACGGGGCGATTATTTCAAACAAGAGCAATATATAGCGGCGGCATTCAATGAATGGGAGACAGGAGAACGTTCTCTTACTGTAATGCATGAATCGCTACGCGGACTAATGCAGCCTAAAGAGCCAGTTCTCTATTTCGGGGATGTCTCCGAGCTACTGAAGCTGCTGCCCAGTATGGTGGAGGCGGAACGTCTTTATTTCTGGGATAAGAGCTACAGGGATGAAGCAGGAGTGGCGGGAGATACCTATGAGCTGGGGCAATGGCTGGTAGGTCTGAACCGTGAGACTGCGCTGAAGCAATTCCATTACATTAACACAGAGCTGTTCGGCTATGCGGGAATGAATGCCTTGAATCGCAGCGTCGGGATGGGTTTATATTCGCTACGGTTGGAATTGAACTTCAAGATTAAGGTTGTGGATACCAGCTATGAAAGGGAAGCAGCCGGACTGAGCCGTTATTGCTTTAAGGACGAGGATTTTATTATTCACCGGAATCAGCAATTCCATATTATACGCTTCACAGGCCTGAAGCCGGAGGTGAAGGAAGCCGGTAAATTGGATGGGCGCATCGTACTGGTCATCGGCGGAAGCTCAGGAATTGGCCGACAGTATGCCAAATACTTGGCTGCACAATATACCCAGGCCAAAGTCATCGTCGCAGGACGAAAGGCAGAGTGGGAAGGGGAACCGCTGCAGGGGAACATCTGTTACAGGACACTTGATATTACGAATGAAGAGCAAGTAGAGCAATTTGCTGCCGCTGAAGGACGGTTCGTGGATTATGTGCTTAACTTTGCGGGAGAACCGGCGAAGGGCTTATTCGCAAATAAGACGAAGGACGATTTCTGCGCACGGACGCGCAGTAAGATCAATGGCTCCTTCCACATGGGGAAATGGTTTAGTCATGTTCAGGAAATTATTCATTTCTCTTCTCTGGCGGGGCTGATCGGAGCTATGGGACAAACCGAATATTGTGCAGCCAATGCCTATCAATCCGGGCTCGCACAGACGGGTAGCAACATACGGACCTTAAATCTGACAGGCTGGGCGGATGTCGGCATGTCTGCTGGCAAAAAAGACTTTTACTTTGAGAAGCTGCACAGCAGCGATGGAGTGAAGCTGATCGATCTATTTGTCCATTCCGGTATCCAGCAAGCCTCTATGTTCAAGCTGAAGACTGCAGCTGAGGAGTACTCCTCATTGTTCGGCAGGGCGGCAACGGTGAGAAACACTCCAATTGCAAACCTTACAGCAGCAGCAACCGGTTCAGTCAACGAAACGGTTATGGAGGCCTGGAAAAGAACGCTCGGAGAGGATCATTACGATCCAGCACTTAGTTTCTTCGAGCAGGGAGGCGACTCCATCACCATTGTGCATTTGTGCGAGGAGCTGAATCGTTCCTTTCCCGGCAGCTTTGACGTCACAACGTTATTCTCTATCCCGACGATTGACGGGCAGGCTGAATGGATAGAGCGAGCCAAGGAGCCGCTTAAGCAGCAAGACGTGCCCTTAATAACCATTGATGCAGCTGAAATGCTTAATTTCTTATACAAATAA